GCGCTACTTCGCCGTACCCCCGGTTGTGCTGGAGCCGGGCGCCCGCACGGGCATGCCGATCCTCTACGAGAACCCCCGGGAGGTCGGTCCTGACCGGATTGCCAACGCCGTGGGGGCCCACGACCTCTACGGTGGGCCGGTGATCGTCGTCGACTTCGGGACCGCCACCACCGTCGACGCCACGTCGGTCGACGGCGAGTACCTCGGCGGGGCCATCATGCCGGGCGTGGAGGTGAGCCTCGACGCCCTCTTCGCCCGGGCCGCGGCCCTGTTCAGGGTGAAGCTCACCGGGCCCCGGCGGGTCATCGGCCGCAACACCGTCGAGTCGGTCCAGTCGGGCACCCTCTACGGCACGGGGGCGGCCGTCGACGGCCTGTGCCGGCGTTTCGAGGACGAACTGGGCCCGTGCCGGGTGGTCTCCACCGGGGGGCTGGGGGAGCTCATCGCTCCCTTCTCGGAGAAGATCGAGACCCACGACCCGTGGCTCACCCTCCACGGCCTACGCCTCATCTTCGAGCGCAACCGGCCCTCATGAGGGGCTCGGGCGACATCCCCTACCGATTCGAGCGCACCGCCCAGGCGGCCGAGCTCCACGCCCGCCACGGCGGGCTGGCGCCCGAGTCACGCACCGGCGAGCGAGTGTCGGTGGCCGGGCGCCTCATGCTGCGCCGGGGCCAGGGGGCCATCGCCTTCGGCACCCTGGCCGACCTGTCGGGCCGGGTCCAGCTCTTCGCCACCGAGGCCGCCACTGCCCGGTTCGACGAGTTCGGCAAGCTCTCGATCGGCGACTGGTTGGGCGTCACCGGGGAGGTGATCACCACCCGCCGGGGCGAGCTCTCGGTGTCCGTCGACGAGTGGGTAAGGCTGGCCGAGGCCCGCCGGCCGTTCCCCGACAAGTGGCACGGCATCGTCGACCCCGACACCCGCTACCGCCAGCGCTACGTCGACCTGTGGGCGTCGGAGGAGTCCCGCCGGGCCTTCGTGGTGCGCAGCCGGGTCATCAGCCTGGTGCGGCGCTGGCTGGAGGACCGTGGGTTCCTCGAAGTGGAGACGCCGGTGCTCCACCCGCTGGCGGGCGGGGCCACGGCCCGGCCGTTCGTCACCCACCACAACGCCCTGGACATGGAGCTATACCTGCGGGTCGCCCCCGAGCTCTACCTGAAGCGGTTGGTGGCCGGCGGCTTCGACAAGGTGTTCGAGCTGGGCCGGGTGTTCCGCAACGAGGGCATCTCGCCCCGCCACAACCCCGAGTTCACCATGCTCGAGGTCTACGCGGCTTACGCCGACTACCACGACATGATGGACATCTGCGAGAACCTGGTGGCTGACGTGGTGACCGAGGTGACCGGCGCAGCGCAGATCAGCTATGCCGGGCGCGACCTCGACCTGGCCCCGCCCTGGCCGCGGGCCACGATGACCGACCTGGTGGCCGAGCACACCGGGCTGACCGTCGACGTGGGGATGGATGTCGGCGCGCTGGCGGCCACCGCCCGGGGCGTCGGTGTCAACGTCAACCCGGCCTGGGGTGCGGGCAAGCTGGTGCAGGAGATCTACGAGAAGACGACCGAGCCCGAGCTGTGGGGCCCGGTGTTCGTGACCGATCATCCGCTGGAGGTATCGCCCCTGTCGCGGCCCCACCG
This Actinomycetota bacterium DNA region includes the following protein-coding sequences:
- the lysS gene encoding lysine--tRNA ligase, which codes for MRGSGDIPYRFERTAQAAELHARHGGLAPESRTGERVSVAGRLMLRRGQGAIAFGTLADLSGRVQLFATEAATARFDEFGKLSIGDWLGVTGEVITTRRGELSVSVDEWVRLAEARRPFPDKWHGIVDPDTRYRQRYVDLWASEESRRAFVVRSRVISLVRRWLEDRGFLEVETPVLHPLAGGATARPFVTHHNALDMELYLRVAPELYLKRLVAGGFDKVFELGRVFRNEGISPRHNPEFTMLEVYAAYADYHDMMDICENLVADVVTEVTGAAQISYAGRDLDLAPPWPRATMTDLVAEHTGLTVDVGMDVGALAATARGVGVNVNPAWGAGKLVQEIYEKTTEPELWGPVFVTDHPLEVSPLSRPHRSRPGYVERFEPIVAGRELGNAFTELVDPDDQRARFEDQARLAAAGDEEAMAVDEDYLRALEYGLPPTGGLGIGIDRLVMLVTGATNIRDVVLFPTLRPEAGP
- a CDS encoding type III pantothenate kinase encodes the protein MLLAIDAGNTHTVVGLYDGDQLLEPWRLATNSERTSDEHGLLVRQLLDLRSATLGDVTGVVISSTVPRLTAALREMAERYFAVPPVVLEPGARTGMPILYENPREVGPDRIANAVGAHDLYGGPVIVVDFGTATTVDATSVDGEYLGGAIMPGVEVSLDALFARAAALFRVKLTGPRRVIGRNTVESVQSGTLYGTGAAVDGLCRRFEDELGPCRVVSTGGLGELIAPFSEKIETHDPWLTLHGLRLIFERNRPS